One Streptomyces sp. NBC_01217 genomic region harbors:
- a CDS encoding IS3 family transposase produces the protein MTGTDPAALAAFIGDQRIGHRVPHRLACQVLGVSESWFYKWRDRPTTARELRRGQLADTIRQIFESSGGTCGSPKVWLLLVRSSWRDSVNTVARLMAEPGLAGRKIRRRPGLTRPGKRPAAPDFVRRDLTADAPDQVWCGDMTEITTHEGKLYLATVIDLFSRRLLGYAMDARHDAELVVASLNMAAATRGGDVKGVILHSDRGSEGGFNWSSQRLDHGGARWGETRRRCRSCLRVRDGSGRRIGRWDRRCVRQADRSRLVRCSGTSGGGSRRE, from the coding sequence GTGACCGGGACGGACCCGGCCGCCCTGGCCGCGTTCATCGGTGACCAGAGGATTGGGCACCGCGTCCCGCACCGTCTGGCCTGCCAGGTCCTGGGGGTGTCGGAGTCCTGGTTCTACAAGTGGCGCGACAGGCCCACCACCGCGCGTGAGCTCCGGCGCGGACAGCTGGCCGACACGATCCGGCAGATCTTCGAGAGCTCCGGCGGCACCTGCGGTTCCCCGAAAGTATGGCTCCTCCTGGTCCGCTCAAGCTGGCGCGACTCGGTGAACACCGTCGCCCGCCTGATGGCCGAACCCGGCCTGGCCGGACGCAAGATCCGCCGCCGGCCCGGGCTGACCCGGCCCGGCAAACGGCCGGCGGCCCCGGACTTCGTGCGGCGGGACCTCACCGCCGACGCGCCCGACCAGGTGTGGTGCGGAGACATGACCGAGATCACCACCCATGAGGGCAAGCTCTACCTGGCCACCGTCATCGACCTGTTCTCACGTCGGCTGCTCGGCTACGCGATGGATGCACGCCATGACGCCGAACTGGTCGTGGCGTCCTTGAACATGGCCGCGGCCACCCGCGGCGGTGACGTGAAGGGTGTGATCCTTCACAGCGACCGCGGCAGCGAAGGCGGATTCAACTGGTCGTCGCAACGCCTTGATCACGGAGGTGCGCGATGGGGCGAGACGAGAAGAAGATGCCGAAGTTGCCTGCGGGTGCGCGACGGCAGTGGACGGCGGATCGGGCGTTGGGACCGTCGATGCGTTCGCCAGGCCGACCGGAGCCGTCTCGTGCGGTGCAGCGGGACTTCTGGCGGCGGATCGCGTCGGGAGTGA
- a CDS encoding IS701 family transposase, protein MTPEEMEEVRPRLEAFAAEMLGSLARRDQRAKGEMYLRGLMLDGKRKSMQPMAERLGVDHQQLQQFVSSSTWDYSKVRERLARWAAAHISPEAYAIDDVGFPKDGYDSPGVARMYCGALGKRGNCQIGVSVNLVSDRASSAVDWRLFLPESWDDTKHGDDALLADAIRHRRAKAGIPDAARHREKWRLALDMLDEVREDWELPDLPVVADAGYGDATGFREGLTERGLTYAVAVKAITTAHPGDATPERPPYSGQGRPPVSAYPQPHTTLRELALAAGQAATRTVTWRQGSKATKHNPNADMRSKFLPLRVRPANRHIRRAADGSLPECWLLVEWPPGCAEPTDYWLSTLPADTPLRELVRIAKIRWRVEHDYRELKDGLGLDHFEGRNYLGWHRHVTLASLAQAFCTLLRLDPKAPAPA, encoded by the coding sequence GTGACACCTGAGGAGATGGAAGAGGTCCGTCCACGGCTGGAGGCGTTCGCGGCCGAGATGCTCGGTTCGCTGGCACGTCGGGACCAGCGTGCCAAGGGCGAGATGTATCTGCGCGGGCTGATGCTGGACGGTAAGCGCAAGTCGATGCAGCCGATGGCCGAGCGGCTCGGGGTTGACCACCAGCAGCTTCAGCAGTTCGTCTCCTCCTCAACCTGGGACTACTCCAAGGTTCGGGAGCGCCTGGCCCGTTGGGCTGCGGCGCACATCTCTCCCGAGGCGTACGCGATCGACGATGTGGGCTTTCCCAAGGACGGCTACGACTCGCCGGGGGTAGCGCGGATGTACTGCGGTGCGCTGGGCAAGCGCGGCAACTGCCAGATCGGGGTCAGTGTGAATCTGGTGTCCGACCGCGCGTCCTCGGCCGTCGACTGGCGCCTGTTCCTTCCCGAGAGCTGGGACGACACCAAGCACGGCGACGATGCGCTGCTGGCTGACGCGATCCGGCACCGCCGGGCCAAGGCCGGCATCCCCGACGCGGCACGGCACCGGGAGAAGTGGCGCCTGGCCCTGGACATGCTCGACGAGGTCCGCGAAGACTGGGAGTTGCCCGACCTGCCGGTCGTCGCCGACGCCGGATACGGCGACGCCACCGGCTTTCGCGAGGGCCTGACCGAGCGCGGCCTGACCTACGCCGTCGCGGTCAAGGCCATCACGACCGCACACCCGGGCGACGCCACGCCCGAGCGCCCGCCATACTCCGGACAGGGCCGCCCTCCCGTGTCCGCCTACCCCCAGCCGCACACCACCCTGCGCGAGCTGGCCCTGGCAGCCGGACAAGCAGCCACCCGCACCGTCACCTGGCGCCAGGGCAGCAAGGCCACCAAGCACAACCCGAACGCCGACATGCGCTCGAAATTCCTGCCCCTGCGGGTCCGCCCGGCCAACCGACACATCCGCCGCGCCGCCGACGGCTCCCTGCCCGAATGCTGGCTGCTCGTCGAGTGGCCACCCGGCTGCGCCGAACCAACCGACTACTGGCTCTCAACGCTGCCCGCCGACACCCCACTGCGCGAGCTGGTCCGAATCGCCAAGATCCGATGGCGAGTTGAGCACGACTACCGCGAGCTCAAGGACGGTCTCGGCCTGGACCACTTCGAGGGCCGCAACTACCTCGGCTGGCACCGCCACGTCACCCTCGCCTCCCTCGCCCAGGCCTTCTGCACCCTCCTGCGGCTCGACCCAAAAGCCCCTGCGCCGGCCTAA
- a CDS encoding MarR family winged helix-turn-helix transcriptional regulator, producing the protein MTADVPLDAEEERFWHALQRVITALPNALDKDLLKSTGLTLSEYTVLMFLSEAENRELRVIDLAELTHLSASRISRVVDALKARGWVTKRRHEVDARGSLASLTPEGIKRLEGAYPSLLTSSRRRVMNHVDHDFLSGMAVQFERVADHLG; encoded by the coding sequence ATGACGGCTGATGTCCCCCTGGATGCAGAAGAAGAGCGCTTCTGGCATGCCCTACAGCGAGTGATTACCGCGTTGCCAAACGCTCTGGACAAAGACCTTCTGAAGTCGACCGGGCTGACGCTGTCCGAGTACACGGTCCTGATGTTCCTGTCCGAGGCAGAGAACCGTGAACTGCGTGTGATCGATCTCGCCGAACTCACCCATCTCTCGGCCAGCCGCATCTCCAGGGTGGTCGACGCCCTGAAAGCCCGTGGTTGGGTGACGAAACGGCGGCACGAGGTGGACGCCCGGGGAAGCCTGGCAAGCCTGACACCCGAGGGAATCAAGCGCCTGGAAGGCGCCTATCCGTCGCTCCTGACCAGTTCGCGCAGGCGCGTCATGAACCACGTGGACCATGACTTTCTCTCGGGTATGGCCGTCCAATTCGAGCGGGTCGCCGACCATCTCGGCTAG
- a CDS encoding ABC transporter: protein MSNLTTTPAAGPGRSASSPAPSAAPGRTRAPRLSGMTWLTWRQHRAAYWTYLAVTALITAWIAHQRAGLMDHLAALGWPDSSPDKWMAGIEPYVQQTLKVGLGLLPLPVILGVFLGAPLFAGDLESGSAKLVMSQSARPSRWLTAKLGITVLVVVVCTVALSLACGWWWRPLMEQDGSMGWDVTVFSNTGPVPVALTVFSVVGGVAIGMVLRRTLFSMVATFFFTVAVELFWSMNRLNFANPVRIANHSGVNGSPPLVPPGGLMVDSGSYITSSGKTLPMHTCLHEPSAKAVDICLQKKDVVGQSVDYLPLSQLSSTQWLDALVLFALAITVTVFIFLWGRKRIV from the coding sequence ATGAGCAACCTGACCACGACCCCGGCCGCTGGACCCGGCAGGTCCGCCTCTTCTCCCGCGCCCTCCGCCGCCCCCGGCCGCACCCGAGCCCCCCGGCTCAGCGGCATGACCTGGCTCACCTGGCGCCAGCACCGCGCCGCCTACTGGACCTACCTAGCCGTCACGGCCCTGATCACGGCGTGGATCGCCCACCAGCGCGCCGGCCTGATGGACCACCTGGCCGCCCTCGGCTGGCCGGACTCTTCGCCCGACAAGTGGATGGCGGGCATAGAGCCGTACGTGCAGCAGACTCTCAAGGTCGGCCTGGGCCTTCTTCCCCTGCCCGTCATCCTCGGCGTATTCCTGGGCGCCCCCCTGTTCGCCGGCGATTTGGAGAGCGGCAGCGCCAAGCTCGTCATGTCTCAGTCCGCACGCCCCAGCCGCTGGCTGACCGCCAAACTCGGGATCACCGTCCTGGTGGTCGTCGTGTGCACGGTGGCCCTCTCTCTCGCCTGCGGCTGGTGGTGGAGGCCGCTGATGGAACAGGACGGGAGCATGGGCTGGGACGTGACCGTGTTCAGCAACACCGGACCCGTGCCAGTCGCACTCACCGTCTTCAGCGTCGTTGGCGGCGTCGCCATCGGCATGGTGCTGCGTCGGACCCTGTTCTCCATGGTCGCCACCTTCTTCTTCACCGTCGCCGTCGAGTTGTTCTGGTCCATGAACCGCCTGAACTTCGCGAACCCCGTGAGGATCGCCAATCATTCGGGAGTCAACGGCTCCCCTCCGCTCGTTCCCCCGGGCGGCCTGATGGTGGACAGCGGGTCGTACATCACCAGCTCCGGGAAGACCCTCCCCATGCACACCTGTCTGCACGAGCCGTCGGCGAAAGCCGTCGACATCTGTCTCCAGAAGAAGGATGTCGTCGGCCAGTCGGTGGACTACCTGCCCCTCTCGCAGCTCAGCAGCACGCAGTGGCTCGACGCCCTGGTCCTCTTCGCTCTTGCCATCACTGTGACAGTCTTCATCTTCCTCTGGGGCCGCAAGCGCATCGTCTGA
- a CDS encoding ABC transporter ATP-binding protein produces MNTAGPVAESAVEAHTVGRKYRRGWALRDCSFRLPAGRICGLVGPNGAGKTTLMSIAANLLEPTEGTLTVFGALPQSVEAGRRTAFLAQEKPLFRRFTVAETLRLGRELNHGWDQLVAEHIVRSGNVPMNAKVGTLSGGQRTRVAFALAFGKRPDLLLLDEPFSDLDPLVRHELMSLLLAEASEHGTTVLLSSHMLSELESVCDFLLVVSAGGLRLAGDVDELRSAHLLLQGVDSGDGPGVPSELARHTVVECRTSGGRTSALIRPDGPVSDQWQSRTPDLEELLLPYLRSLEAPPLITPAARPHSPGGAAA; encoded by the coding sequence ATGAACACAGCCGGCCCCGTGGCGGAGTCGGCGGTGGAGGCCCACACGGTGGGGCGGAAGTACCGCCGGGGCTGGGCCCTGAGGGACTGCTCCTTCCGACTCCCGGCCGGCCGGATCTGCGGGCTGGTGGGCCCCAATGGGGCGGGCAAGACGACTCTGATGTCGATCGCCGCCAACCTGCTGGAACCGACGGAGGGCACCCTCACGGTGTTCGGCGCGCTCCCCCAGTCCGTGGAGGCCGGACGCCGCACGGCCTTCCTCGCCCAGGAGAAGCCGCTGTTTCGCCGCTTCACAGTGGCCGAGACACTGCGTCTGGGCCGCGAACTGAACCACGGCTGGGACCAGCTCGTCGCCGAGCACATCGTCCGCTCGGGCAACGTGCCCATGAACGCCAAGGTCGGCACCCTCTCCGGCGGACAGCGCACCCGCGTCGCCTTCGCCCTCGCCTTCGGCAAACGACCCGACCTGCTGCTGCTCGACGAGCCCTTCTCGGACCTCGACCCGCTGGTGCGCCACGAACTCATGAGCCTGTTGCTGGCCGAGGCCAGCGAACACGGCACCACAGTGCTGCTGTCCTCCCACATGCTCAGCGAACTGGAGAGCGTCTGCGACTTCCTCCTCGTCGTCTCCGCTGGAGGTCTGCGCCTGGCCGGTGACGTGGACGAACTCCGCAGCGCCCATCTGCTCCTGCAGGGCGTCGACAGCGGCGACGGGCCGGGCGTTCCCAGTGAACTCGCCCGCCACACCGTAGTCGAGTGCCGTACCAGCGGAGGACGAACCAGCGCCCTCATCCGCCCGGACGGCCCAGTCAGCGACCAGTGGCAGTCCCGCACCCCGGATCTGGAGGAACTCCTGCTTCCCTACCTGCGCTCCCTCGAAGCGCCGCCACTGATCACTCCCGCGGCCCGGCCGCACAGCCCGGGGGGAGCTGCAGCATGA
- a CDS encoding transposase, producing the protein MAAPRKYPEELRERATRLAVEARKDPAGRAGAIRRVAEQLDIHPEALRGWVRQAETDDGARAGTTSQDAARIAELEREVKELRRANAILKSASAFFASMPSLETSTR; encoded by the coding sequence ATGGCTGCACCCCGTAAGTACCCCGAGGAACTGCGCGAGCGGGCGACCCGGCTCGCCGTCGAGGCCCGCAAGGACCCCGCCGGCCGCGCCGGGGCGATCAGGCGCGTCGCCGAGCAGCTCGACATTCACCCCGAGGCCCTGCGCGGCTGGGTGCGGCAGGCCGAGACCGACGACGGCGCCCGGGCGGGCACCACTTCCCAGGACGCGGCCCGGATCGCGGAGCTGGAGCGAGAGGTGAAGGAACTGCGGCGGGCCAACGCGATACTGAAGTCCGCCTCGGCTTTCTTCGCGTCAATGCCATCGTTGGAGACGTCGACCCGGTGA
- a CDS encoding integrase core domain-containing protein, protein MLQRPVELAEYTSDEFRSEIRKLRMRQSMGRVGSCYDNAAAESWFAILKAEIGTTVWATREAARADVFRYVEVEYNRSRLRRHPDYGYVTPLETRSLLRQSLVPAA, encoded by the coding sequence GTGTTGCAACGACCGGTTGAACTCGCCGAGTACACGAGTGACGAATTCCGCAGCGAAATACGCAAGTTGCGCATGAGGCAGTCGATGGGGCGTGTCGGCTCTTGTTACGATAATGCCGCCGCGGAAAGCTGGTTCGCCATCCTGAAAGCGGAGATCGGAACCACCGTCTGGGCAACCCGCGAAGCCGCCCGGGCCGACGTTTTCCGCTACGTCGAGGTCGAGTACAACCGCAGCCGGCTCCGTCGGCACCCCGACTACGGGTACGTGACCCCGCTCGAAACGAGATCCTTGCTCAGGCAGAGCCTCGTCCCGGCAGCGTAA
- a CDS encoding sensor histidine kinase translates to MNNSTNRFMKWLVRGLAVLGGTGALGIVDLGLALAHPLVILLAVTVALVASRLSGTALGVGALVLGAAMLAATMGTQAGAASGVRQALPFGLTVVAVTLLVIGLTAWRAAPKPTAFALPLLLAGLVLQPLRLSSDKISLVVFALVLALAGVITASTGLWVRTIQISRRRGEMARQLAQRTSIASDLHDYVAHHVTGIVVLAQAAQSVAAQQPQAVLPALQRIEQAGDEAMTAIRRMVTLLREAGAEARLSPLGTISDIASLTDHFSSADDMRVRLRVDGDFDDVPIDVQSAVHRVVTEALTNVRKHAEGVRELEILVGRDTRLDMVTVEVANDGRSRDGHSSEGGYGLAGLRERAETLGGSFVAGPRSEGGWHVQARMPAGGAR, encoded by the coding sequence CGCTCGTCATCCTGCTCGCCGTCACCGTAGCCCTGGTTGCTTCGCGGCTGTCGGGTACCGCGCTGGGCGTGGGCGCGCTGGTACTGGGAGCGGCCATGCTTGCCGCGACAATGGGCACTCAGGCGGGCGCTGCGAGCGGTGTTCGGCAGGCCCTGCCGTTCGGGCTCACCGTCGTGGCAGTCACCCTTCTGGTCATCGGGCTGACTGCGTGGCGGGCGGCGCCCAAGCCGACCGCGTTCGCGCTACCGCTCCTGCTGGCGGGGCTGGTGCTGCAGCCTTTGCGCCTGTCCTCCGACAAGATCTCACTGGTGGTATTCGCACTCGTCCTTGCGCTGGCCGGCGTCATCACCGCCAGCACCGGGCTCTGGGTGCGGACGATTCAGATCAGTCGTCGTCGTGGAGAGATGGCCAGGCAGTTGGCGCAGCGCACGAGCATCGCCTCCGATCTGCACGATTACGTCGCCCACCACGTCACCGGCATCGTGGTGCTTGCTCAGGCCGCCCAAAGTGTCGCGGCCCAGCAGCCTCAGGCGGTGCTCCCCGCGCTGCAGCGCATCGAGCAGGCCGGGGACGAAGCGATGACGGCCATCCGCCGCATGGTGACCCTGCTGCGCGAGGCTGGGGCCGAGGCCCGTCTCTCACCACTGGGCACGATCAGCGACATCGCCTCTCTCACCGATCACTTCAGCTCCGCCGACGACATGCGGGTACGGCTGCGCGTCGACGGGGATTTCGACGACGTACCGATCGATGTCCAGTCGGCCGTGCACCGGGTGGTGACCGAGGCCCTGACGAACGTCCGCAAGCACGCCGAGGGCGTACGGGAACTCGAGATCCTGGTCGGCCGCGACACCCGTCTCGACATGGTGACGGTGGAGGTGGCCAACGACGGCCGCAGCCGCGACGGCCACTCCTCAGAAGGGGGTTATGGACTGGCTGGTCTGCGGGAACGAGCTGAGACGCTCGGTGGCTCATTCGTCGCCGGTCCAAGGAGCGAGGGGGGCTGGCATGTGCAGGCCCGCATGCCGGCAGGAGGGGCACGATGA
- a CDS encoding IS701 family transposase, with protein MSMRPVGLPEIPEQTVAVARAAFPKGSLAIRVRDCLQDPHLRVSLEETGIGYVLAVACSTRVRINQGRTLVRADTLVGRLPTAAWQRYSAGNGAKGPRYYDWAWVRIGTGGHRHLLIRRNRATGELAFYLCWSPTDVPLSELVRVAGVRWSVEECFQAAKGQVGLDHYQVRNWTSWHRHITLAMLALAFLAALAVGAAPDRAVDPHHPASSREPMPLTVPEIRRLFAACLVPPAMSVARLVHWSTWRRRHQATARRSHYRRRTADEAAG; from the coding sequence ATGTCGATGCGGCCGGTGGGGCTGCCGGAGATCCCGGAACAGACCGTGGCGGTGGCGCGGGCGGCGTTCCCGAAGGGAAGCCTGGCGATACGGGTGCGGGACTGCCTTCAGGACCCACACCTACGCGTCAGTCTGGAGGAGACCGGCATCGGCTACGTCCTGGCCGTGGCCTGCTCCACCAGGGTACGGATCAACCAAGGACGCACCCTCGTGCGTGCGGACACCCTCGTCGGCCGGCTCCCCACAGCCGCCTGGCAGCGGTACAGCGCCGGCAACGGTGCAAAGGGCCCGCGCTACTACGACTGGGCCTGGGTCCGCATCGGCACCGGCGGCCACCGCCACCTGCTCATCCGCCGCAACCGGGCCACCGGTGAACTCGCCTTCTACCTGTGCTGGTCACCCACCGACGTGCCCCTGTCCGAGCTGGTCCGCGTCGCCGGTGTCCGTTGGAGTGTCGAGGAGTGCTTCCAGGCCGCCAAGGGCCAGGTCGGACTCGATCACTACCAGGTCCGCAACTGGACCTCATGGCACCGGCATATCACGCTCGCCATGCTCGCCCTGGCCTTCCTCGCTGCCCTTGCAGTCGGCGCTGCTCCCGACCGAGCCGTCGATCCGCACCATCCCGCCAGCAGCCGCGAGCCGATGCCATTGACCGTCCCGGAAATCCGCCGCCTATTCGCTGCCTGCCTCGTCCCACCGGCCATGTCCGTGGCCAGGCTGGTGCACTGGTCCACCTGGCGCAGACGCCACCAGGCGACAGCCCGGCGCAGCCACTACCGACGACGGACCGCCGACGAAGCCGCTGGATAG
- a CDS encoding transposase, with protein MGSKQRTYTPEFREGAVRIVIETGRPIPEVAEEPGVHSGTLHSWVSRWRRNGSASSGRPAEPAPGGRIREAERAELERLRREMSEKNKRIRELEMERDVLKRCMVLWVK; from the coding sequence ATGGGGTCCAAGCAACGGACGTATACGCCCGAGTTTCGTGAGGGTGCTGTACGCATTGTGATCGAGACGGGCAGGCCGATCCCGGAGGTCGCCGAGGAACCCGGCGTCCACTCCGGCACGCTGCACAGCTGGGTGTCGCGGTGGCGGCGCAACGGGTCGGCGTCATCCGGCCGGCCGGCCGAGCCCGCGCCGGGTGGCCGGATCCGCGAGGCCGAGCGGGCCGAGCTGGAGCGGCTGCGGCGGGAGATGAGCGAGAAGAACAAGCGGATACGCGAGCTGGAGATGGAGCGTGATGTCCTCAAGCGGTGCATGGTCCTCTGGGTGAAGTGA
- a CDS encoding IS110 family transposase — protein MWPDRSVLLARLRRAPAENDDTSSDSRWRHPVIVVGIDSHKKTHTLVAVDQVGRRLTQLTVDATARGHRQVCVWLGQFEQVLLAIEDCRHLTRRFEADLLASGYAVARVHTRLMAGARRSARERGKSDPIDAEAVARVALREPDLPKAELDGPTREVKLRSDHRRTLVRQRTAIANKLRWFLHEIDPELVVPSRGLKRLCVLDSLEAGLVARRGVVAEIALDLVQDCRRLTLRINAMEAQLRHLVRELAPNLLAVPGCGAPSAAMILGETAGATRFKSKDAFARFNGTAPIPVWSSNTVRVRLNRGGNRTINNALHMAAVTQVRQDGPGAAYYAKQLAAGKTVKEALRLLRRRISDRVFRALLADEAAHDDQQIIQELPQVA, from the coding sequence ATGTGGCCTGATAGAAGCGTGCTGCTCGCCCGATTGAGGCGTGCCCCCGCGGAGAACGACGACACCTCGTCCGACTCCCGTTGGAGGCATCCCGTGATCGTGGTCGGTATCGACTCCCACAAGAAGACTCACACCCTGGTCGCGGTGGACCAGGTCGGAAGGCGCCTGACGCAGCTGACCGTGGACGCCACCGCCAGGGGCCACCGGCAGGTCTGCGTCTGGCTGGGACAGTTTGAGCAGGTCCTACTCGCTATCGAGGACTGCCGGCATCTGACCCGACGTTTCGAGGCGGACCTACTGGCGTCGGGGTACGCGGTGGCGCGCGTGCACACGCGACTGATGGCCGGCGCGCGGCGCTCGGCCCGCGAGCGTGGCAAGTCTGATCCGATCGACGCTGAAGCGGTGGCTCGAGTCGCTCTGCGAGAGCCCGATCTGCCCAAGGCCGAGTTGGACGGCCCGACCCGCGAGGTCAAGTTGCGCTCCGATCACCGACGCACTCTGGTCCGACAGCGCACCGCCATCGCCAACAAGCTGCGTTGGTTCCTGCACGAGATCGACCCCGAGCTGGTCGTTCCTTCGCGCGGTCTGAAGCGCCTGTGCGTCCTGGACAGCTTGGAAGCGGGCCTCGTCGCCCGACGCGGAGTCGTGGCGGAGATCGCGTTGGATCTGGTCCAGGATTGTCGGCGCCTGACCCTGCGCATCAACGCGATGGAGGCCCAGCTACGGCATCTGGTTCGCGAACTGGCTCCGAATCTGCTGGCGGTGCCCGGATGCGGGGCCCCGTCGGCGGCGATGATCCTCGGAGAGACGGCCGGGGCCACTCGCTTCAAGTCCAAGGACGCTTTCGCCCGGTTCAACGGCACCGCCCCGATACCCGTCTGGTCCTCCAACACGGTTCGCGTCCGCCTCAATCGGGGAGGCAACCGCACCATCAACAACGCCCTGCACATGGCTGCCGTCACCCAAGTCCGTCAAGACGGGCCCGGCGCTGCGTACTACGCCAAGCAGCTCGCCGCGGGAAAGACCGTGAAAGAGGCTCTGCGACTGCTGCGGCGCCGCATCTCCGACCGGGTCTTCCGGGCTCTGCTGGCAGACGAGGCTGCCCATGACGACCAGCAGATCATCCAGGAACTGCCGCAGGTGGCTTGA
- a CDS encoding hemerythrin domain-containing protein: protein MNEPMADIRDMYMAHTMLRREFRLLPRLVRDVAPGDVERAETVGAHAEQVCSVLHLHHEGEDLLLWPRLLERAGDRATAIVPTMEEQHAAIEETYREVTGLLPEWRATALDGGRLADALARLLPALLEHLALEEKEILPLAERYVTAAEWRQLGEHGMARTPQERLPLSLGMAMYEADPEVVEALLAELPEPQRSALTGAAQRAYAAHAERVYGTGTPPRIGD from the coding sequence GTGAACGAGCCCATGGCGGACATCCGGGACATGTACATGGCACACACCATGCTGCGCCGGGAGTTCCGCCTCCTGCCCCGGTTGGTGCGCGACGTCGCGCCGGGTGACGTGGAGCGCGCGGAGACGGTCGGTGCCCACGCCGAGCAGGTGTGCTCCGTCCTGCACCTGCACCACGAGGGCGAGGACCTGCTGCTCTGGCCGCGCCTGCTCGAGCGCGCCGGCGACCGGGCGACGGCGATCGTGCCCACGATGGAGGAGCAGCACGCCGCCATCGAGGAGACCTACAGGGAGGTGACCGGGCTGCTGCCGGAGTGGCGCGCCACCGCGCTGGACGGCGGGCGGCTCGCGGACGCCCTCGCCCGGTTGCTGCCCGCGCTCCTGGAGCACCTGGCGTTGGAGGAGAAGGAGATACTCCCGCTCGCCGAGCGGTACGTCACCGCGGCCGAATGGAGGCAACTCGGAGAGCACGGGATGGCCCGGACCCCGCAGGAGCGGTTGCCGCTGTCCCTCGGGATGGCGATGTATGAGGCGGACCCGGAGGTCGTCGAGGCGCTGCTCGCCGAATTGCCCGAGCCGCAGCGCTCGGCGCTGACGGGCGCCGCACAGCGCGCGTACGCCGCCCACGCCGAGCGCGTGTACGGCACCGGAACCCCGCCCCGCATCGGCGACTGA
- a CDS encoding response regulator transcription factor, which yields MTIRVLLADDQAMVRTGFSLILGVEEDIEVVGEAKDGVQAVEMSRRLDPDVVLMDIRMPRMDGLQALRELNRLGRGSPKVVIVTTFDDDAYVYEALNNGACGFLLKDSGPRLLTEAVRAAHSGEALVSPAITVRLLRGIHPSKTSPTVVSVLSSRETDVVRLVADGKTNAEIAAALFVSLGTVKTHLGNIQSKLAVRNRVEIALWAWRSGLVSD from the coding sequence ATGACTATCCGCGTGCTGCTGGCGGACGATCAGGCCATGGTCCGGACCGGCTTCTCGCTGATCCTGGGCGTCGAGGAAGACATCGAGGTCGTGGGTGAAGCGAAGGACGGTGTCCAGGCGGTGGAGATGAGTCGCCGCCTCGACCCGGACGTCGTCCTCATGGACATCCGGATGCCGCGGATGGACGGGCTGCAAGCCCTGCGCGAACTCAACCGCCTCGGCCGCGGCTCCCCCAAGGTCGTGATCGTCACGACCTTCGACGACGACGCCTACGTTTACGAGGCACTGAACAACGGTGCCTGCGGCTTCCTCCTCAAGGACTCCGGGCCGAGACTGCTGACCGAAGCGGTGCGCGCGGCCCACTCCGGCGAGGCCCTGGTGAGTCCGGCGATCACGGTCCGGCTGCTGAGAGGCATTCATCCGTCGAAGACCTCCCCCACGGTCGTGTCGGTCTTGTCCTCACGCGAGACCGACGTCGTCCGCCTGGTGGCCGACGGCAAGACCAACGCCGAGATCGCGGCAGCCCTCTTCGTGTCCCTCGGCACGGTCAAGACGCATCTGGGCAACATCCAGTCCAAACTCGCCGTCCGCAACCGCGTCGAGATCGCACTCTGGGCGTGGCGTTCGGGCCTTGTGAGCGATTAG
- the wrbA gene encoding NAD(P)H:quinone oxidoreductase → MTRVAIIYYSATGSVRSLAQAIAEGAQKEGAEVRLRRVAELAPEAAINSNPVWAENHRVSQEIPEATNDDLEWADAVLVGSPTRFGLPAAQLKQFLDQTGPLWAQGKLANKVYASFTSAANAHGGQESTILAINNTFYHWGGLIASPGYTDPLLFAAGGNPYGPSHPSNNGADLPDSNRLEAARYLGGRVTRIAAALKPGGSL, encoded by the coding sequence GTGACACGCGTCGCCATCATCTATTACTCGGCCACCGGATCCGTGCGCAGCCTGGCGCAGGCGATCGCCGAAGGCGCACAGAAGGAAGGGGCCGAGGTCCGGCTGCGCCGCGTGGCCGAGCTCGCGCCCGAGGCCGCGATCAACAGCAACCCCGTGTGGGCCGAGAACCACCGCGTCTCGCAGGAGATCCCCGAGGCCACCAACGACGACCTCGAGTGGGCTGACGCCGTGCTCGTCGGCTCGCCGACCCGCTTCGGCCTGCCGGCCGCGCAGCTCAAGCAGTTCCTCGACCAGACCGGCCCGCTGTGGGCCCAGGGCAAGCTGGCCAACAAGGTCTACGCCTCCTTCACCTCCGCGGCCAACGCCCACGGCGGCCAGGAGAGCACCATCCTCGCGATCAACAACACCTTCTACCACTGGGGTGGACTCATCGCATCGCCCGGCTACACCGACCCGCTGCTCTTCGCGGCCGGTGGCAACCCCTACGGCCCCTCGCACCCCTCCAACAACGGCGCCGACCTGCCGGACTCCAACCGTCTGGAGGCCGCGCGTTACCTGGGCGGCCGCGTGACGCGCATCGCCGCCGCCCTCAAGCCTGGCGGCTCTCTCTGA